The nucleotide window agtagaaacattattgcccctcaataatattattattgcccTTAAGAATAAGTGTATTGCCCCAATAAAATGATTATTGGCCAACTACTGTACttgttttctaaaaaaaaaaataaaaaaaaaaacctactgTACTTGCAAATCATACAGAACCAACGGGGAAAGCAAGCTCTTGAACAACTTGTGCTGAATATTATGAGGCTACAGTGCTGCAATGCACTCATTTTCAATCTTGGCATCTAATCAGCACCACTTGTTGTCAGTATTTCTCCCATATTCTTGATAACCTGCTCCGTCTGACCTTCAACATCATCAGAGATGAACTTTCCAATCTCCGAAATCATACCAAAACAACCAAACACAGAGGACATTGTTAGCTTTGATTGCCTGAGAATAGGGTCTCAAGTCAGCCAAAGCCTTATCTGTTTTCATAGCCTCCTTGATTCGAGCCTCAGTCCATCGCCGACTTTAGATCTCCGGCAAGCGAGGAGGACCAGATCTGCCAATTCTCGCCTGAAAGCTCTTATCCATCTCAAGAACCGCATCCGCCTCAAGACCGGCGATCCCACGCCCAAATCATCAGATTCTTCGACCTTGTCGCCTGAACTGAAATCGAACcacacatctctctctctctctccggaaTCGAAATCGAAAGCCTCCGGTGAAAGGTGCTTATGCTGGACGTCGAAGTCCTTGTGCCAGTGGCTCCATTTTTAATCTTTGGCTATCGGAGGCGATGCCAACCAGAACTGGAATCAGATtttggagaggagaggagagagagagagagagagagagagagagagagagagagagagagagagagagagacgggaATGAGAGCCTGAGAGTAGAAGAGAAAGATAGcttgtaatttgttaattatttgggGTGAAATTTGTCTTTTGGTCTTaattaaattgggtaagtgggaagtCTAAACTGTTAGTAGGATAAATGGGGATATCTTTGGTTAAAATTGGGTATTTGATCCGGATCCCTAATTAATATTATTTGCATGTTTGACAACCCCACAATCTCAATTGGGAGGAAGTGGTGTGCACAATTTGTGTGTCAAAGAGATTTACAGGTCAGTGCTAGTCTGTCTAGAGAGACAAATGAAAGCAATTTTAGCTGTGGTGAACAAGAAGCTAGGTATTGTTTGTGCAATCATCTAGATTATAGAGGAGTCTAGTGAGAAATAGCCGATATTAGAGCTATTTGGGTTGGTTATACTTGTTCACATTCGCTACTAATCACTAAGTGAATAAGTTGCTGTGTGTTAGGCTTCAACAGTTAAGACCCACAATTTTTTACCTCAATTTGAAGGTTTCACCGCCTCACCATTTTATTTGCGTGCGcgctttttatttctttttctgctGCCTCTATTGAGTGGTGTGTGATTTTTATAgagtttaatttgaaagattAAAGAATCAGGAGTTCTGGGATGGCTAACCACTTTGCAATCCCTGTCACACGATTAAAAGCTGGACATATTGTTAAGCACTTGAGCTTATTCAACCCCACCCCAGGCTTGAACGAATATCCATCATTCCATCCTAGTAATAGTAATTTCACTTTAACTGAGCAACAATTAGCACAATTTTGCTCAATTACAGGTTAGATCCAAATATTACTCGAATACTGTAACCGTATCCAAATCCGATTCGTGACCCAGGAGTCCGAGTCTATCATAGTCACACTTCTCTGTCTCCAAATCTGTTTTGCTTTTTTGGCTTTCTTCACAAGTTAGATTTTCACTATAAATAGACGCACCCCATTACGACTCACCACCATTCTGCTTAGCCTTCACACAAAAAACCCACACACGTACTTATccttcttcttcccctactCGTTCTTCCGTACTTGCAATGGCGGCGAAGGTAGGTTTCGACGGAGAAGCAGCAGCGGCGCTGGCGAAGGAGCTCCGAGCCAGCTTCGCATCTTCCAAGACTCGGAGCTACGAATGGAGAGTGTCGCAGCTCAACGGCCTCCTCAAGCTCACCACCGATCACGAGGCCGAGATCGTCGACGCTCTCAACTCCGACCTCTCCAAGCCTGAATTCGAGTCCCTAATCTACGAGATATGCATGGTAAAGAGCTCGTGTAAATTGGCAATCAAACAACTCAAGTCATGGATGAAGCCAAAGAAGGCTAAACCTTCAATGACCACTTTCCCTTCGTCAGCTAAAATAGTGTCTGAGCCTCTTGGTGTTGTACTAGTAatttcagcatggaattatcctttCTTGTTGTCCCTTGATCCAGTCGTTGGAGCCATCGCAGCTGGTAATGCTGTGGTTCTAAAACCATCAGAACTTGCTCCTGCCACATCGTCATTGCTTGCAAAACTATTAGGAAAGTATATGGATAGTTCTTCTGTGAGAGTTGTTGAGGGGGCTGTTGCTGAAACATCTGCCCTATTGGAGCAGAAGTGGGACAAAATATGTTACACAGGCAACGCAAGAGTGGGAAGGATTGTGATGGCTAGTGCTGCAAAGCACCTTACACCTGTTcttttggagcttggaggaAAATctcctgttgttgttgattctGGCATTAACTTACAAGTCGCAAGTAGGCGGATAATTGTAGGAAAGTGGGGGTGTAATAATGGACAGGCTTGTATTTCCCCTGATTACATTATAACAACAAAAGATTTTGCTTCTAAATTGGTGGATGCCATGAAAAGTGAATTGGATAGCTTTTATGGGAAGAATCCGCTACAGTCAAAAGATCTGTCTCGTATAGTGAATTATAATCACTATGCTCGCTTGACAAATCTGTTGGATGAGGATAAGGTTTCTGGGAAGGTCATCCATGGAGGTGAAAGGGACACGAGCAACTTGAGGATAGCTCCCACCATCTTACTCGATGTCCCACAAGACTCCCTGATGATGCAGGAGGAGATCTTTGGTCCCTTGCTACCTATTATCGCGGTTGACAAGATAGAAGACAGCTTTGATTTGATAAACTCAGGAACAAAGCCGCTTGCTGCATATTTGTTTACCAACAGCCAGAAGCTGAAGGATCAGTTTGTAAGGAATATCTCTGCAGGAGGTATGGTTATCAATGACACTACCATTCATCTCGCTGTTCCCTCCTTGCCATTTGGAGGAGTTGGGGAAAGTGGAATGGGTGCATACCATGGGAAATTCTCTTTTGAAGCCTTCAGCCATAAGAAAGCAGTTGTTTGTCGAGGTTTTTTGGGAGATGCTTCTCTGAGGTACCCTCCATACACGGAGGGGAAGCTAAGTGTTCTAAAGGCTCTGGTCGGTGGTGATAGTATAGTGGACATAATCCGCTCTCTGTTCTGATGGTGTGAGGCTTAAAATTTAAAATAGGGTTCTGTTTGTGTGCTTGATGTAATTTCTTCTTCGTACTAGCTATTAGTCTTTAATGGGTCTCACtgttggtctttttttttcccctgatttgttagctgtttttttttgtcttttcttatACTGTAgtttttttcttatttgttaGACACAAtatatcaaaaaaaaatattgtataGTTACCTAGTTAAAAACAACAATAAGACCACATTTTGACTTTTCGCCTCACATCTGTGAAATCTCAAAACCAATCTTGGTGGCAATTTGGTTTTGATTACAATTTGAACCAAGTTTGgttataaataaaaaggaaaaagttagAGTGAAAGATGTACAAGTTGTCGATAAACGTTACAAGCTTTTCAATATTTTAAAGTCTTTTCTACGcttctgccaaaaaaaaaaaaaaagttccctaaaaccattgaccaatcaTTCATCTCCTTTAGAAAAGAGATAAATATCAATTAATGAATATTTTGTCAGTCTGCATGAAAAGATAAAGTATGTAAAATGAACGTTGGCGCTCACGGAAAAATAAACTAAAGCGATGCATATTTAGTCATGAAAAGtcttgataaaaataaaattagaggAATTAAAAGTCGTCAACACCATTgaaatataaattaaatatgaaTTAAAGTCGATGAATGTTTGTTAGATAAGGGTTTGCATAGATGAAATTTCATCAGCACTctgaacaaaaaaattaaaaatagacAACATTGCATCTATAAAAGTTTCCACCTTTAGAATGGGTTTGAGAGGaattgaagattttttttttcactgttCTAATTGGTTTATAAATTTTCTTTTACGATTGTTGTATGCGGTCATCCTAATTAGCAGGTAACTATTTATGTCCCGACTttcatcgtttttttttttttttttaaaagaggtTGCGTGTAATTATGTTCGTTTGTATTATCTTTGAACTTAATCTCTCATAAAAGGCCCAGCCTGGGCCGCCCAGGTAGCGGTTTCCCAGTTCTTGATAACCACGCGGGCTGTGCCGATCGATTCCCGCCCGTTTCAGTGTTCCAGTTTATTGTAAATCTGACCCACCCAAACACCAGTTTAAGGGTTTCCTCTCCAACATCTTTCAGTGTTCCACAATAATCATTAGGCACCCAGCATTGTTGAACGCACGCCAGCTGTTCGACGAAACGTCTAGCTGAACATTGCTTCACCGGTTTTTGCTTTCTGGTTCAAATTTTGTAGTCCCCAACTATGATGAGGCTCTACAATGGCTTCCTTGACATTCTCAAGATTCAGAAGTTTCGGAGAATCGTGTCATATACTGGGTTCTACTGCTTCACAGCGGTCTTGAGCTACGCTTACACAAGCAACACGTAAGTCATTTTGAAGCCTTAACACGTATAAAAGTGACAATACTTAACAATCTCCATCTGGGTTTTGCAGAACTAGAGCTGGGTTTTCCAGAGGTGACCAATTCTATGCGTCTTACCCGGCTGGAACTGAGCTCTTGACGGACCAAGCTAAGGTTTGTGACTACTGTGATTGTTACTTTTTTTGGGTTTAAATGTGTTTGATTTGATTGGTATTGGGTTAGTGTTGGATGTGATACTTGAATCTTTGGTTTTGTCTCCAGTTGTATAAAGCTGCCCTTGGTAATTGTTTTGAAACCGAAGAATGGGGTCCTATCGAGTACTGCATCATGGCTAAACACTTTGAGCGCCAAGGGAAAGGGCCTTATGCTTACCATGCCGTAAGTTATTCTATACTTCACTAAAGCATTCGTCCAGTTTTCCAATTAAATGGTTTGAAATGTTTGGTTCTTTGGTAATGATACTTGCTATTTTGAATTCATGTTCGTATGTAACTATCTGCATCAGCATTTCAGAAATGTTACCTCTCATGATTCATTATTCATGAAAAAATTGCTTAAGCATTCATATAGGTTACAAGTTTATGTGCTCTTTGTTTAACTATTCATATGTTCCTGTCCCTTTATATGCTTCTTAAGCCTCTTCCTCCAcaatagtgatgatttttgtcAAATCAATTTCATATTATTCCTCAAATTTACTCTAAAAATTCCATGGAGTTTAGAATTAAACATTGTTTTATTAGGTCAAATAGAAAGAGTTTGCTCTTACGTTGCTCTTTAACTTTGGCATTTTTACTGATATGTTTGCAGCAATACATGGCACATCTTCTGTCTCTTGGACAACTTGATGGAAGTGGCTAGAAGGGTTTTCCATTCTCCAGAAGATGAGTAGGAGATCTCATACCAGTATCTCTATGAACTAGCAGATGAATAACTGATGTACAAACTTCCTACGATTCATTTTGTATACATTTTCCATTGTGCTCAGTATACCTATTTTTGAATGAGTGAATTGCTAAACAATGGGTTTTGCTGCCCTCATAATCTATAGCCATTAGCTAGTTTCCTAGTTTCAGACCAAAGGAAATTATGTTACTCATAAAATTCAATTGTTATGGTCTTTTAATCTATCACTTACCTGTGCATACAATCTAAGCCATTTGTAGCCTATGAAAACAAGTTGTCATCGGCATTTCATTCTTGAGAGTAATATGAGCAAGTAAAATTTGGGATATTAACGTTAAAGAGGCATCATCATCTCATAATAGAGTCGGTAAAATACtttgaagagataaaaatatctggttatatatatatatatatatatatgattataaTTCTCCAATGTAAACACTCCGACTTTGCTTAATTGGACCCCAAGTTGCCACATAAACAATTCTCCAACAAACAAATATCCATCATCTCCTCCTCTGGGACTTCTATCAAGCATGTAGTGGCAGTTTGAACCAAGCTTTAGTCTTTACTCTTCAACAAGAAAGGCTAACAAtggggaccatttctctattaTCTGCTTCATTTTCTTCATTACAGAAGCTCTGACGATGCTGATGAGCTCAGCTTGTTCTTTACTACTCTTCTGATATCTCTGAAGAGCTTGTTTGGCTGAAAATGGCGTTATACAGTTTTTCTTTACAACCCACATTCATTGCTTCTTGCTCTGCATTTGTTGCAATCTGGACCGTTGATTTGGCCCAAGAGAGTAGTACTCAGCCTTTATAGTGTATTGCTCCCTCTTTACTTTGTGCAAGTTTGAATACAGTTGAGTGAAAGTTTGAGTCTTTGAGCCATTTATTTGCTGCCCCATTTCAGAGAAgcactagctagctagttggaAGAAACAATGGCGAGAAGAGCTTGCACATCTCTTCCATTTCATGATGGTAGTGTTGAGGAGGAGAAGGGGCCTACCTTCTTCAAGATCATAAGGCCTGGATTCAACACTGAGCATTTGGTAAGTAATTTCAAGCCGTAGATCTCttcattttcatgaattttggtTTGAATGTTATTGCCGTTTCTCTGCAAATAGGGATATCACCAGATCATTTATGTACATATATGTGTGTCTTGATCTCTCTGTTTTGGGTGTTGTGCAAAAACATATTAGATTAGGATTTAGGACACACTGCCAGAAATCCCTACAAATTAACTGCAGCTGAGGTCAATTACAGGCTTTTGCTAATGTTTTATGGGTGAAAAATACTTGCTTAAAATGGATTTTCTCTTGTTTCGTATACAACTTCCTATTTTTTCCTATGCTTGAAGCTTGATGTTGTAAGCATGCTTAATTTCTAGCATGTCATGGAGGTACTTGGCATTTGATTTTTTCAGTAATATGTACAGCATATTGTCTGTTGACTATAAAGAAATCTGGGGTGAAATGATAGAATCAAAACACATTGAGGcgctattatttttgtttgttggtTTTGCTTATTGATGATGAAAGTGActtctttatctttttgttaattATGAAGAGAATCCCACCTGCATTTCGGAAGCATATATTACATGAATCCATTAAGAGGGCAACCTTGAAATTGAAGAATTCATCAGATACTTCCTGGACTGTTAAAGTAATCATAACAGGAAGGGATATATATTTGAAGGATGGCTGGCAGGAGTTTTTAAGAGATAACTCCCTAGGTGATTCCGAGTTCTTAGTGTTTAGGTATGACAAAAATATGCATTTCATCATTaatatttttgacaaaaattgTGTTGAGAGAGTGAATATCACCGACCTCAGAACACATAAAGCACCCACCTTTCCAGACAATCCTAAAGGGCCTTTGGCAAGACCACCTACAGGTACATACTCCAGTGTGACGTGATGTTAAAAACATTTCGCTAATGGGATTAAATCATGTCTCTGCtaatgtatgtatgtatgtgaaGCTGCAGGTGATCATCGATATGACTTGGCTGTGGAAGCTGCTCATGTGCTTAAATCCAAAGGTAATTAATTTAGGCATTAAAACACTGTTGGGTTCATAGACATTGTTGATGTGATAGCTAATAGCTTAAGCtgttgggtttaaattttttaaaaacattttACTACCAAAACCCATAACTCATCTCTGCTATGCTTTATTTTGTACCTGAAACTGCAGGCGAGCACCTTCCAAGTTATGCAGCTGCTGCAGCTTTCAAATCCAAATTTCCTTACTTTGCAAAAGTTCTTGCAGGATCGAAGATGGTGGTAAGTAAGCAGGCCTCTTATATTCCgtatttgattttctttagtATAAACCTTAAGCTGCAAATAGAACTGCTGCAACATCTTAGTGGGAACTTAGCTTAGGTATATCATACTCTGGTTCATTGCTGGTGTTAAAATTTttcagcttctctctctctctctctctctctctctctcatatctgTTTATTGGCTGTCACTGATGCAGGCAATTCCCACACATTTCTATAGGGAGATATTTTCTTCAAGCAAATATGATGAACTTTTCCTGGTGACTGCAAAGGGAAAATTCACAGTGACGCTTCTCCCATGCACTGATACAGTGATGTTGTCTGGAGGGTGGTCTTCCTTTAGAAATGACAACCAACTCCAAGAAGATGATATTTGCATCTTTGAGCTTGTGAAAGAAAACACCATGGTGGTTCACATTTTCCGAAACTGATTAGCTTTAAGCTACTGTTAACAGAATAATTTAAGCTGTAAGCATTAAGGATTTCTTTCTCATTTGACTGAGACATGGTACTGGCTTTAAGAAGTATTGTATTTAGGAGTATGCATCAGGCAGTATCAATAGTTTAATATTAACTAGTTCACCATTATTTATATGGATGTTATCTTCGAAACAGGTAAGACATCAGATATATaatgtaaaaataaaaactgtgaACAATTTGGCATAGAATGGAGTATTAAGAGCTACAATTAAGGGTGCAATACATGCCTGCTTAACCATTATTTTATCAAACTAGCAAAGCCAGGATGAATCATGAACGCCCACAAATGATATATATGCCATGGCATCATATTTTGAGGATTTCAAATTTTAACATTCTCAATGTTAAATACAACTACAAGAATATTGCTCAGAAGCACACTTCCATGGATTACAAATCGCTAGTTTCAGAACAAACCTGCAAAGCAATAAGGTGGAAAACTGAAGATACTGTAAGATCATATTTTAACGAGGGCACAAAGCTCTATACCCCTTAGGTGCTCAGAATAAATCAATCCTCCCTTCCTCTACGAATCTCTTTATTGCTTTGTAACGCACAAAGTATAAAACATCAGGCTCCATCTCGAAAGGTTCCTCCAATGGTCTCTGGTTCGCCCTGTCATAAGGAAATTAAAACCAGTAAGtgcaagaaaagaaataacatgTTCCAATATGAATGTATATGTTCATGAATTATCACTTGC belongs to Rosa chinensis cultivar Old Blush chromosome 4, RchiOBHm-V2, whole genome shotgun sequence and includes:
- the LOC112198527 gene encoding B3 domain-containing protein Os01g0723500 isoform X1 encodes the protein MARRACTSLPFHDGSVEEEKGPTFFKIIRPGFNTEHLRIPPAFRKHILHESIKRATLKLKNSSDTSWTVKVIITGRDIYLKDGWQEFLRDNSLGDSEFLVFRYDKNMHFIINIFDKNCVERVNITDLRTHKAPTFPDNPKGPLARPPTAAGDHRYDLAVEAAHVLKSKGEHLPSYAAAAAFKSKFPYFAKVLAGSKMVAIPTHFYREIFSSSKYDELFLVTAKGKFTVTLLPCTDTVMLSGGWSSFRNDNQLQEDDICIFELVKENTMVVHIFRN
- the LOC112198527 gene encoding B3 domain-containing protein Os01g0723500 isoform X4, with translation MARRACTSLPFHDGSVEEEKGPTFFKIIRPGFNTEHLRIPPAFRKHILHESIKRATLKLKNSSDTSWTVKVIITGRDIYLKDGWQEFLRDNSLGDSEFLVFRTHKAPTFPDNPKGPLARPPTGDHRYDLAVEAAHVLKSKGEHLPSYAAAAAFKSKFPYFAKVLAGSKMVAIPTHFYREIFSSSKYDELFLVTAKGKFTVTLLPCTDTVMLSGGWSSFRNDNQLQEDDICIFELVKENTMVVHIFRN
- the LOC112198527 gene encoding B3 domain-containing protein Os01g0723500 isoform X2 is translated as MARRACTSLPFHDGSVEEEKGPTFFKIIRPGFNTEHLRIPPAFRKHILHESIKRATLKLKNSSDTSWTVKVIITGRDIYLKDGWQEFLRDNSLGDSEFLVFRYDKNMHFIINIFDKNCVERVNITDLRTHKAPTFPDNPKGPLARPPTGDHRYDLAVEAAHVLKSKGEHLPSYAAAAAFKSKFPYFAKVLAGSKMVAIPTHFYREIFSSSKYDELFLVTAKGKFTVTLLPCTDTVMLSGGWSSFRNDNQLQEDDICIFELVKENTMVVHIFRN
- the LOC112199504 gene encoding aldehyde dehydrogenase family 3 member H1; translation: MAAKVGFDGEAAAALAKELRASFASSKTRSYEWRVSQLNGLLKLTTDHEAEIVDALNSDLSKPEFESLIYEICMVKSSCKLAIKQLKSWMKPKKAKPSMTTFPSSAKIVSEPLGVVLVISAWNYPFLLSLDPVVGAIAAGNAVVLKPSELAPATSSLLAKLLGKYMDSSSVRVVEGAVAETSALLEQKWDKICYTGNARVGRIVMASAAKHLTPVLLELGGKSPVVVDSGINLQVASRRIIVGKWGCNNGQACISPDYIITTKDFASKLVDAMKSELDSFYGKNPLQSKDLSRIVNYNHYARLTNLLDEDKVSGKVIHGGERDTSNLRIAPTILLDVPQDSLMMQEEIFGPLLPIIAVDKIEDSFDLINSGTKPLAAYLFTNSQKLKDQFVRNISAGGMVINDTTIHLAVPSLPFGGVGESGMGAYHGKFSFEAFSHKKAVVCRGFLGDASLRYPPYTEGKLSVLKALVGGDSIVDIIRSLF
- the LOC112198529 gene encoding uncharacterized protein LOC112198529, with amino-acid sequence MMRLYNGFLDILKIQKFRRIVSYTGFYCFTAVLSYAYTSNTTRAGFSRGDQFYASYPAGTELLTDQAKLYKAALGNCFETEEWGPIEYCIMAKHFERQGKGPYAYHAQYMAHLLSLGQLDGSG
- the LOC112198527 gene encoding B3 domain-containing protein Os01g0723500 isoform X3, giving the protein MARRACTSLPFHDGSVEEEKGPTFFKIIRPGFNTEHLRIPPAFRKHILHESIKRATLKLKNSSDTSWTVKVIITGRDIYLKDGWQEFLRDNSLGDSEFLVFRTHKAPTFPDNPKGPLARPPTAAGDHRYDLAVEAAHVLKSKGEHLPSYAAAAAFKSKFPYFAKVLAGSKMVAIPTHFYREIFSSSKYDELFLVTAKGKFTVTLLPCTDTVMLSGGWSSFRNDNQLQEDDICIFELVKENTMVVHIFRN